From one Lycium barbarum isolate Lr01 chromosome 6, ASM1917538v2, whole genome shotgun sequence genomic stretch:
- the LOC132598835 gene encoding probable ubiquitin-like-specific protease 2A isoform X2: MTKTRSKNRRNPSNRDLSVFDFSPEDQRIEKHAKKKLQTFKKPMKFDSPVDKYRFLHCFAGGISSLQNDSVNEILHVEDSDDIAEMKILESGATVASSSSHLKPLTDYCLNHLKLKCDTSGGKAQFTRVEVPGCSVTDGKIFSRRVFADNEPVILDSDDDTKIESSKPACYLPENKGSGNQQQLTQSPDLCDTKVPVVVRPDHIMYEDMYSTSSILTFSCSSIKLEGSFGMKLPVTSEWTLCDILAINSEWCKSVETALMELSLKSKDADVAKTDNENSGAIVLSLTLFDPDWSETQEAIKMLDVRYKDKWNDTTAIDCTRSYSPFFGQKSFSVSEHHHPNSRDNLEEIIFPEGDPDAISISQRDVDLLKPKTFINDTIIDFYIMYLKNKMNPEEKDRFHFFNSFFFRKLADLDRDPSRACGGRSAFLRVRRWTAKVNIFGKEFIFVPVNFSLHWSLIVICHPGEVVTFREEEMEKSSRVPCILHMNSIQGSHKGLKNLIQSYLLEEWKERHKEVGEDVARKFSSLPFVCLELPQQENFFDCGLFLLHYVELFLEQAPVNFKLSLITASSKFLSKNWFSTEDVDCKREYIKRLICEITKNRVQKETWNAREACHGNDLSLHEDELLALSPVANLIRGFKNAGVSEVSKDLSQAQDSARALTYDNYRLYGPKASLDPFRNVMSPIEEEAMGEHMTISPAMKAVSQPVDLFAAPHASSSVISETLFLRRISKSCDSEKINPCCRSSNCCGSLNSIEIHDEENRRAKVEEVSDPDAVKYDSQELAGYIVLDSQEEKENHDWNCLANNLPNTSSCHREVSSTDIYVYKVDEKIRPSRLIEQAAKKPRHVPEVLEVSSSGKGKDQIVSSSTSSEELAGYIVLDSQEEKENHDWNCLANNLPNTSSCHREVSSTDFYVYKVDEKILPSRLIEQAAKKPRHVPEVLEVSSSGKGKDQIASSSTSSEELACFVLDSEEVDSKLYTEAINLKPATGSGNKPVAGKTSLFRRPRRGRIVLS; the protein is encoded by the exons ATGACAAAGACGAGAAGCAAGAACAGGCGAAATCCTAGCAATCGCGATCTCTCTGTTTTCGATTTTAGTCCCGAAGATCAGCGCATCGAGAAACACGCCAAAAAGAAATTGCAAACCTTCAAAAAACCTATGAAATTCGATTCTCCCGTCGATAAGTACCGCTTTCTCCATTGCT TTGCAGGAGGAATAAGTAGTTTACAAAATGATTCGGTGAATGAAATCCTACACGTTGAAGATAGTGATGATATTGCAGAAATGAAGATATTGGAGTCAGGTGCTACTGTGGCGTCTAGCTCCTCACATTTGAAGCCTTTGACGGATTATTGTCTTAATCATCTTAAGTTGAAATGTGACACATCTGGGGGGAAAGCCCAATTTACAAGAGTGGAAGTACCTGGATGTTCTGTCACTGATGGCAAAATTTTTAGTAGAAGAGTTTTTGCTGAT AATGAGCCAGTTATTCTCGATTCAGATGATGATACCAAAATCGAATCATCCAAGCCAGCTTGTTATCTGCCAGAAAATAAGG GTTCAGGAAACCAACAACAATTGACACAGAGTCCTGATCTGTGTGATACG AAAGTTCCGGTGGTTGTTAGACCTGATCATATCATGTACGAAGATATGTATTCTACAAGCTCCATTTTGACTTTTTCATGCAGTTCCATAAAGCTTGAGGGCTCCTTCGGGATGAAGTTACCAGTTACATCTGAGTGGACACTCTGTGATATTCTCGCTATTAACTCCGAGTGGTGCAAAAGT GTTGAAACTGCCCTTATGGAATTGTCCCTCAAATCCAAGGATGCAGATGTAGCTAAAACTGATAATGAAAACTCAG GTGCTATTGTGTTATCATTGACTTTGTTCGACCCTGATTGGTCTGAAACACAAGAAGCAATTAAGATGTTGGATGTGAGATACAAAGATAAATGGAATGACACTACAGC AATTGATTGCACAAGGAGCTATAGTCCATTTTTCGGGCAGAAAAGCTTTTCAGTTTCAGAGCATCATCATCCCAA TTCCAGAGATAActtagaagaaattatttttccaGAAGGGGATCCAGATGCAATTTCCATAAGTCAGAGAGATGTTGATCTATTAAAGCCTAAGACTTTCATCAACGATACCATCATTGACTTTTACATTAT GTATCTGAAGAACAAAATGAATCCGGAGGAGAAAGATAGGTTCCATTTCTTCAATAGCTTTTTCTTTAGAAAGCTTGCTGATTTGGATAGAGATCCATCTAGAGCTTGTGGAGGTAGATCTGCTTTCCTGCGAGTTCGGAGATGGACTGCAAAAGTTAATATTTTTGGAAAGGAATTCATTTTTGTTCCAGTCAACTTCAG TCTCCACTGGAGTTTGATAGTCATCTGTCACCCTGGCGAGGTTGTTACCTTTAGAG AGGAAGAAATGGAGAAATCGTCTAGGGTACCATGCATCTTGCACATGAACTCAATCCAAGGGAGCCACAAAGGCCTCAAGAATCTTATACAAAG TTACTTATTGGAAGAGTGGAAAGAGAGGCACAAGGAAGTAGGAGAGGATGTTGCAAGGAAGTTCTCAAGTCTGCCGTTTGTCTGTCTCGAG CTGCCGCAGCAGGAAAACTTCTTTGATTGTGGCCTTTTTCTGCTCCATTATGTGGAACTTTTTCTGGAGCAAGCTCCAGTCAACTTCAAGCTCTCCCTAATAACTGCATCTTCCAAATTT CTTTCGAAAAATTGGTTCTCAACGGAAGATGTTGATTGCAAACGTGAATATATCAAGAGATTGATCTGCGAAATTACTAAAAATAGAGTTCAGAAG GAAACTTGGAATGCAAGAGAAGCATGTCATGGTAATGACTTGAGCTTGCATGAGGATGAACTTCTGGCTTTATCTCCTGTAGCCAACCTTATTAGGGGTTTCAAGAATGCCGGAGTATCAGAGGTTTCTAAAGATTTGTCGCAAGCACAGGATTCTGCAAGGGCACTTACTTATGACAATTATCGGCTTTATGGGCCAAAGGCATCACTGGATCCATTTAGGAATGTGATGTCTCCTATAGAG GAAGAGGCAATGGGGGAGCATATGACTATTTCACCAGCCATGAAAGCAGTGAGCCAGCCAGTTGATCTTTTTGCAGCACCACATGCTTCAAGCAGTGTCATTTCCGAGACCCTGTTTCTTCGAAGAATTTCTAAGAGCTGCGATAGTGAAAAGATAAATCCATGTTGTCGAAGCAGTAATTGCTGCGGTTCTCTAAATTCTATAGAGATACACGATGAGGAAAATCGTAGGGCCAAAGTGGAGGAGGTGTCTGATCCAGATGCAGTAAAATATGACTCACAGGAACTTGCAGGCTATATTGTTTTGGATTCGCAGGAGGAAAAAGAGAACCATGATTGGAATTGTCTGGCAAATAACCTACCCAATACTTCTTCGTGCCACAGGGAAGTTAGCTCAACTGATATCTATGTTTATAAAGTAGACGAAAAGATACGGCCTTCACGATTAATAGAGCAGGCTGCAAAGAAGCCAAGGCATGTGCCTGAAGTTTTGGAGGTGTCCAGTTCTGGAAAAGGGAAAGACCAAATTGTGTCTTCTTCAACATCAAGTGAGGAACTTGCAGGCTATATTGTTTTGGATTCGCAGGAGGAAAAGGAGAACCATGATTGGAATTGTCTGGCAAATAACCTACCCAATACTTCTTCGTGTCACAGGGAAGTTAGCTCAACTGATTTCTATGTTTATAAAGTAGACGAAAAGATACTGCCTTCACGATTAATAGAGCAGGCTGCAAAGAAGCCAAGGCATGTGCCTGAAGTTTTGGAGGTGTCCAGTTCTGGAAAAGGGAAAGACCAAATTGCGTCTTCTTCAACATCAAGTGAGGAACTTGCCTGTTTTGTCCTGGATTCAGAGGAGGTTGACTCCAAGCTTTATACTGAAGCAATTAATTTAAAACCAGCAACAGGATCGGGGAACAAGCCAGTTGCAGGGAAAACAAGTTTATTCCGCCGTCCACGAAGAGGTAGAATAGTCCTTTCATAA
- the LOC132598835 gene encoding probable ubiquitin-like-specific protease 2A isoform X1, with protein MTKTRSKNRRNPSNRDLSVFDFSPEDQRIEKHAKKKLQTFKKPMKFDSPVDKYRFLHCFAGGISSLQNDSVNEILHVEDSDDIAEMKILESGATVASSSSHLKPLTDYCLNHLKLKCDTSGGKAQFTRVEVPGCSVTDGKIFSRRVFADNEPVILDSDDDTKIESSKPACYLPENKGSGNQQQLTQSPDLCDTKVPVVVRPDHIMYEDMYSTSSILTFSCSSIKLEGSFGMKLPVTSEWTLCDILAINSEWCKSVETALMELSLKSKDADVAKTDNENSGAIVLSLTLFDPDWSETQEAIKMLDVRYKDKWNDTTAIDCTRSYSPFFGQKSFSVSEHHHPNSRDNLEEIIFPEGDPDAISISQRDVDLLKPKTFINDTIIDFYIMYLKNKMNPEEKDRFHFFNSFFFRKLADLDRDPSRACGGRSAFLRVRRWTAKVNIFGKEFIFVPVNFSLHWSLIVICHPGEVVTFREEEMEKSSRVPCILHMNSIQGSHKGLKNLIQSYLLEEWKERHKEVGEDVARKFSSLPFVCLELPQQENFFDCGLFLLHYVELFLEQAPVNFKLSLITASSKFLSKNWFSTEDVDCKREYIKRLICEITKNRVQKVSPADFDDNSSLHCLEDENTCMNFLQETWNAREACHGNDLSLHEDELLALSPVANLIRGFKNAGVSEVSKDLSQAQDSARALTYDNYRLYGPKASLDPFRNVMSPIEEEAMGEHMTISPAMKAVSQPVDLFAAPHASSSVISETLFLRRISKSCDSEKINPCCRSSNCCGSLNSIEIHDEENRRAKVEEVSDPDAVKYDSQELAGYIVLDSQEEKENHDWNCLANNLPNTSSCHREVSSTDIYVYKVDEKIRPSRLIEQAAKKPRHVPEVLEVSSSGKGKDQIVSSSTSSEELAGYIVLDSQEEKENHDWNCLANNLPNTSSCHREVSSTDFYVYKVDEKILPSRLIEQAAKKPRHVPEVLEVSSSGKGKDQIASSSTSSEELACFVLDSEEVDSKLYTEAINLKPATGSGNKPVAGKTSLFRRPRRGRIVLS; from the exons ATGACAAAGACGAGAAGCAAGAACAGGCGAAATCCTAGCAATCGCGATCTCTCTGTTTTCGATTTTAGTCCCGAAGATCAGCGCATCGAGAAACACGCCAAAAAGAAATTGCAAACCTTCAAAAAACCTATGAAATTCGATTCTCCCGTCGATAAGTACCGCTTTCTCCATTGCT TTGCAGGAGGAATAAGTAGTTTACAAAATGATTCGGTGAATGAAATCCTACACGTTGAAGATAGTGATGATATTGCAGAAATGAAGATATTGGAGTCAGGTGCTACTGTGGCGTCTAGCTCCTCACATTTGAAGCCTTTGACGGATTATTGTCTTAATCATCTTAAGTTGAAATGTGACACATCTGGGGGGAAAGCCCAATTTACAAGAGTGGAAGTACCTGGATGTTCTGTCACTGATGGCAAAATTTTTAGTAGAAGAGTTTTTGCTGAT AATGAGCCAGTTATTCTCGATTCAGATGATGATACCAAAATCGAATCATCCAAGCCAGCTTGTTATCTGCCAGAAAATAAGG GTTCAGGAAACCAACAACAATTGACACAGAGTCCTGATCTGTGTGATACG AAAGTTCCGGTGGTTGTTAGACCTGATCATATCATGTACGAAGATATGTATTCTACAAGCTCCATTTTGACTTTTTCATGCAGTTCCATAAAGCTTGAGGGCTCCTTCGGGATGAAGTTACCAGTTACATCTGAGTGGACACTCTGTGATATTCTCGCTATTAACTCCGAGTGGTGCAAAAGT GTTGAAACTGCCCTTATGGAATTGTCCCTCAAATCCAAGGATGCAGATGTAGCTAAAACTGATAATGAAAACTCAG GTGCTATTGTGTTATCATTGACTTTGTTCGACCCTGATTGGTCTGAAACACAAGAAGCAATTAAGATGTTGGATGTGAGATACAAAGATAAATGGAATGACACTACAGC AATTGATTGCACAAGGAGCTATAGTCCATTTTTCGGGCAGAAAAGCTTTTCAGTTTCAGAGCATCATCATCCCAA TTCCAGAGATAActtagaagaaattatttttccaGAAGGGGATCCAGATGCAATTTCCATAAGTCAGAGAGATGTTGATCTATTAAAGCCTAAGACTTTCATCAACGATACCATCATTGACTTTTACATTAT GTATCTGAAGAACAAAATGAATCCGGAGGAGAAAGATAGGTTCCATTTCTTCAATAGCTTTTTCTTTAGAAAGCTTGCTGATTTGGATAGAGATCCATCTAGAGCTTGTGGAGGTAGATCTGCTTTCCTGCGAGTTCGGAGATGGACTGCAAAAGTTAATATTTTTGGAAAGGAATTCATTTTTGTTCCAGTCAACTTCAG TCTCCACTGGAGTTTGATAGTCATCTGTCACCCTGGCGAGGTTGTTACCTTTAGAG AGGAAGAAATGGAGAAATCGTCTAGGGTACCATGCATCTTGCACATGAACTCAATCCAAGGGAGCCACAAAGGCCTCAAGAATCTTATACAAAG TTACTTATTGGAAGAGTGGAAAGAGAGGCACAAGGAAGTAGGAGAGGATGTTGCAAGGAAGTTCTCAAGTCTGCCGTTTGTCTGTCTCGAG CTGCCGCAGCAGGAAAACTTCTTTGATTGTGGCCTTTTTCTGCTCCATTATGTGGAACTTTTTCTGGAGCAAGCTCCAGTCAACTTCAAGCTCTCCCTAATAACTGCATCTTCCAAATTT CTTTCGAAAAATTGGTTCTCAACGGAAGATGTTGATTGCAAACGTGAATATATCAAGAGATTGATCTGCGAAATTACTAAAAATAGAGTTCAGAAGGTTTCTCCAGCTGATTTTGATGACAACTCTTCTTTACATTGCTTAGAAGATGAAAATACTTGCATGAACTTTCTTCAGGAAACTTGGAATGCAAGAGAAGCATGTCATGGTAATGACTTGAGCTTGCATGAGGATGAACTTCTGGCTTTATCTCCTGTAGCCAACCTTATTAGGGGTTTCAAGAATGCCGGAGTATCAGAGGTTTCTAAAGATTTGTCGCAAGCACAGGATTCTGCAAGGGCACTTACTTATGACAATTATCGGCTTTATGGGCCAAAGGCATCACTGGATCCATTTAGGAATGTGATGTCTCCTATAGAG GAAGAGGCAATGGGGGAGCATATGACTATTTCACCAGCCATGAAAGCAGTGAGCCAGCCAGTTGATCTTTTTGCAGCACCACATGCTTCAAGCAGTGTCATTTCCGAGACCCTGTTTCTTCGAAGAATTTCTAAGAGCTGCGATAGTGAAAAGATAAATCCATGTTGTCGAAGCAGTAATTGCTGCGGTTCTCTAAATTCTATAGAGATACACGATGAGGAAAATCGTAGGGCCAAAGTGGAGGAGGTGTCTGATCCAGATGCAGTAAAATATGACTCACAGGAACTTGCAGGCTATATTGTTTTGGATTCGCAGGAGGAAAAAGAGAACCATGATTGGAATTGTCTGGCAAATAACCTACCCAATACTTCTTCGTGCCACAGGGAAGTTAGCTCAACTGATATCTATGTTTATAAAGTAGACGAAAAGATACGGCCTTCACGATTAATAGAGCAGGCTGCAAAGAAGCCAAGGCATGTGCCTGAAGTTTTGGAGGTGTCCAGTTCTGGAAAAGGGAAAGACCAAATTGTGTCTTCTTCAACATCAAGTGAGGAACTTGCAGGCTATATTGTTTTGGATTCGCAGGAGGAAAAGGAGAACCATGATTGGAATTGTCTGGCAAATAACCTACCCAATACTTCTTCGTGTCACAGGGAAGTTAGCTCAACTGATTTCTATGTTTATAAAGTAGACGAAAAGATACTGCCTTCACGATTAATAGAGCAGGCTGCAAAGAAGCCAAGGCATGTGCCTGAAGTTTTGGAGGTGTCCAGTTCTGGAAAAGGGAAAGACCAAATTGCGTCTTCTTCAACATCAAGTGAGGAACTTGCCTGTTTTGTCCTGGATTCAGAGGAGGTTGACTCCAAGCTTTATACTGAAGCAATTAATTTAAAACCAGCAACAGGATCGGGGAACAAGCCAGTTGCAGGGAAAACAAGTTTATTCCGCCGTCCACGAAGAGGTAGAATAGTCCTTTCATAA
- the LOC132598835 gene encoding probable ubiquitin-like-specific protease 2B isoform X3, producing the protein MKILESGATVASSSSHLKPLTDYCLNHLKLKCDTSGGKAQFTRVEVPGCSVTDGKIFSRRVFADNEPVILDSDDDTKIESSKPACYLPENKGSGNQQQLTQSPDLCDTKVPVVVRPDHIMYEDMYSTSSILTFSCSSIKLEGSFGMKLPVTSEWTLCDILAINSEWCKSVETALMELSLKSKDADVAKTDNENSGAIVLSLTLFDPDWSETQEAIKMLDVRYKDKWNDTTAIDCTRSYSPFFGQKSFSVSEHHHPNSRDNLEEIIFPEGDPDAISISQRDVDLLKPKTFINDTIIDFYIMYLKNKMNPEEKDRFHFFNSFFFRKLADLDRDPSRACGGRSAFLRVRRWTAKVNIFGKEFIFVPVNFSLHWSLIVICHPGEVVTFREEEMEKSSRVPCILHMNSIQGSHKGLKNLIQSYLLEEWKERHKEVGEDVARKFSSLPFVCLELPQQENFFDCGLFLLHYVELFLEQAPVNFKLSLITASSKFLSKNWFSTEDVDCKREYIKRLICEITKNRVQKVSPADFDDNSSLHCLEDENTCMNFLQETWNAREACHGNDLSLHEDELLALSPVANLIRGFKNAGVSEVSKDLSQAQDSARALTYDNYRLYGPKASLDPFRNVMSPIEEEAMGEHMTISPAMKAVSQPVDLFAAPHASSSVISETLFLRRISKSCDSEKINPCCRSSNCCGSLNSIEIHDEENRRAKVEEVSDPDAVKYDSQELAGYIVLDSQEEKENHDWNCLANNLPNTSSCHREVSSTDIYVYKVDEKIRPSRLIEQAAKKPRHVPEVLEVSSSGKGKDQIVSSSTSSEELAGYIVLDSQEEKENHDWNCLANNLPNTSSCHREVSSTDFYVYKVDEKILPSRLIEQAAKKPRHVPEVLEVSSSGKGKDQIASSSTSSEELACFVLDSEEVDSKLYTEAINLKPATGSGNKPVAGKTSLFRRPRRGRIVLS; encoded by the exons ATGAAGATATTGGAGTCAGGTGCTACTGTGGCGTCTAGCTCCTCACATTTGAAGCCTTTGACGGATTATTGTCTTAATCATCTTAAGTTGAAATGTGACACATCTGGGGGGAAAGCCCAATTTACAAGAGTGGAAGTACCTGGATGTTCTGTCACTGATGGCAAAATTTTTAGTAGAAGAGTTTTTGCTGAT AATGAGCCAGTTATTCTCGATTCAGATGATGATACCAAAATCGAATCATCCAAGCCAGCTTGTTATCTGCCAGAAAATAAGG GTTCAGGAAACCAACAACAATTGACACAGAGTCCTGATCTGTGTGATACG AAAGTTCCGGTGGTTGTTAGACCTGATCATATCATGTACGAAGATATGTATTCTACAAGCTCCATTTTGACTTTTTCATGCAGTTCCATAAAGCTTGAGGGCTCCTTCGGGATGAAGTTACCAGTTACATCTGAGTGGACACTCTGTGATATTCTCGCTATTAACTCCGAGTGGTGCAAAAGT GTTGAAACTGCCCTTATGGAATTGTCCCTCAAATCCAAGGATGCAGATGTAGCTAAAACTGATAATGAAAACTCAG GTGCTATTGTGTTATCATTGACTTTGTTCGACCCTGATTGGTCTGAAACACAAGAAGCAATTAAGATGTTGGATGTGAGATACAAAGATAAATGGAATGACACTACAGC AATTGATTGCACAAGGAGCTATAGTCCATTTTTCGGGCAGAAAAGCTTTTCAGTTTCAGAGCATCATCATCCCAA TTCCAGAGATAActtagaagaaattatttttccaGAAGGGGATCCAGATGCAATTTCCATAAGTCAGAGAGATGTTGATCTATTAAAGCCTAAGACTTTCATCAACGATACCATCATTGACTTTTACATTAT GTATCTGAAGAACAAAATGAATCCGGAGGAGAAAGATAGGTTCCATTTCTTCAATAGCTTTTTCTTTAGAAAGCTTGCTGATTTGGATAGAGATCCATCTAGAGCTTGTGGAGGTAGATCTGCTTTCCTGCGAGTTCGGAGATGGACTGCAAAAGTTAATATTTTTGGAAAGGAATTCATTTTTGTTCCAGTCAACTTCAG TCTCCACTGGAGTTTGATAGTCATCTGTCACCCTGGCGAGGTTGTTACCTTTAGAG AGGAAGAAATGGAGAAATCGTCTAGGGTACCATGCATCTTGCACATGAACTCAATCCAAGGGAGCCACAAAGGCCTCAAGAATCTTATACAAAG TTACTTATTGGAAGAGTGGAAAGAGAGGCACAAGGAAGTAGGAGAGGATGTTGCAAGGAAGTTCTCAAGTCTGCCGTTTGTCTGTCTCGAG CTGCCGCAGCAGGAAAACTTCTTTGATTGTGGCCTTTTTCTGCTCCATTATGTGGAACTTTTTCTGGAGCAAGCTCCAGTCAACTTCAAGCTCTCCCTAATAACTGCATCTTCCAAATTT CTTTCGAAAAATTGGTTCTCAACGGAAGATGTTGATTGCAAACGTGAATATATCAAGAGATTGATCTGCGAAATTACTAAAAATAGAGTTCAGAAGGTTTCTCCAGCTGATTTTGATGACAACTCTTCTTTACATTGCTTAGAAGATGAAAATACTTGCATGAACTTTCTTCAGGAAACTTGGAATGCAAGAGAAGCATGTCATGGTAATGACTTGAGCTTGCATGAGGATGAACTTCTGGCTTTATCTCCTGTAGCCAACCTTATTAGGGGTTTCAAGAATGCCGGAGTATCAGAGGTTTCTAAAGATTTGTCGCAAGCACAGGATTCTGCAAGGGCACTTACTTATGACAATTATCGGCTTTATGGGCCAAAGGCATCACTGGATCCATTTAGGAATGTGATGTCTCCTATAGAG GAAGAGGCAATGGGGGAGCATATGACTATTTCACCAGCCATGAAAGCAGTGAGCCAGCCAGTTGATCTTTTTGCAGCACCACATGCTTCAAGCAGTGTCATTTCCGAGACCCTGTTTCTTCGAAGAATTTCTAAGAGCTGCGATAGTGAAAAGATAAATCCATGTTGTCGAAGCAGTAATTGCTGCGGTTCTCTAAATTCTATAGAGATACACGATGAGGAAAATCGTAGGGCCAAAGTGGAGGAGGTGTCTGATCCAGATGCAGTAAAATATGACTCACAGGAACTTGCAGGCTATATTGTTTTGGATTCGCAGGAGGAAAAAGAGAACCATGATTGGAATTGTCTGGCAAATAACCTACCCAATACTTCTTCGTGCCACAGGGAAGTTAGCTCAACTGATATCTATGTTTATAAAGTAGACGAAAAGATACGGCCTTCACGATTAATAGAGCAGGCTGCAAAGAAGCCAAGGCATGTGCCTGAAGTTTTGGAGGTGTCCAGTTCTGGAAAAGGGAAAGACCAAATTGTGTCTTCTTCAACATCAAGTGAGGAACTTGCAGGCTATATTGTTTTGGATTCGCAGGAGGAAAAGGAGAACCATGATTGGAATTGTCTGGCAAATAACCTACCCAATACTTCTTCGTGTCACAGGGAAGTTAGCTCAACTGATTTCTATGTTTATAAAGTAGACGAAAAGATACTGCCTTCACGATTAATAGAGCAGGCTGCAAAGAAGCCAAGGCATGTGCCTGAAGTTTTGGAGGTGTCCAGTTCTGGAAAAGGGAAAGACCAAATTGCGTCTTCTTCAACATCAAGTGAGGAACTTGCCTGTTTTGTCCTGGATTCAGAGGAGGTTGACTCCAAGCTTTATACTGAAGCAATTAATTTAAAACCAGCAACAGGATCGGGGAACAAGCCAGTTGCAGGGAAAACAAGTTTATTCCGCCGTCCACGAAGAGGTAGAATAGTCCTTTCATAA